A window of Reinekea marina contains these coding sequences:
- the pilB gene encoding type IV-A pilus assembly ATPase PilB has protein sequence MALGGLARRLVADGAINEDDAIQATKEAVKEKKGFVPYIVENDLVASQKIAEVASDEFGTPFFDLNAFDFEVYPKDLVSSSLISAHHAIPLVKRGTRLFVAVSDPTNLVAIDEIKFHTGLSVDAVLVEEDKLASTIEKLLDDSDSNFADFDEDGLDDLDVVETSTKDEDEGVGDGSDDAPVVRFINQMLLSAIKKGASDLHFEPYEKSYRVRFRIDGVLQTAAKPPLGLGPKMAARLKVMSNLDISERRIPQDGRIKLKISKTKAIDFRVNTLPTLFGEKIVMRILDPSSAKMGIDALGYEEVQKQLYLECLDKPQGMILVTGPTGSGKTVSLYTGLNILNKEGINISTAEDPVEINLEGINQVNVNNKVGLDFSSALRSFLRQDPDIIMVGEIRDLETASIAIKAAQTGHMVMSTLHTNSAAETLTRMMNMGVPSFNLATTINLIIAQRLARRLCSKCKEKADIPVDVLMKEGFTEEQAKAATIYSPKGCDACTRGYKGRVGIYEVVRITPPISKIIMEEGNAIELNAEFDKQGFNSLRKSGLVKAASGVTSLEEVNRVTTD, from the coding sequence ATGGCACTAGGAGGCTTGGCTCGTAGGTTAGTAGCAGATGGCGCTATTAATGAAGACGATGCTATTCAAGCGACTAAAGAAGCAGTCAAAGAGAAAAAGGGTTTTGTGCCCTATATTGTTGAAAACGATTTAGTCGCTTCTCAAAAAATTGCAGAGGTAGCTTCTGACGAATTCGGCACACCTTTCTTTGATTTAAATGCATTTGACTTCGAAGTGTACCCTAAGGATTTAGTCTCTAGCTCTCTAATTAGTGCGCACCATGCCATTCCCTTAGTAAAGCGCGGCACCCGTTTATTTGTCGCGGTTTCAGACCCAACAAATTTAGTCGCCATTGATGAAATAAAATTCCACACCGGCTTAAGTGTGGATGCCGTTTTAGTTGAAGAAGATAAGCTTGCTTCTACCATTGAAAAGTTACTGGATGATTCTGATAGTAATTTTGCTGATTTCGATGAAGACGGTCTCGATGATTTAGACGTCGTAGAAACCAGTACAAAGGACGAAGACGAGGGCGTAGGCGATGGCAGCGATGACGCACCTGTCGTACGCTTTATTAACCAAATGCTGCTTTCGGCAATCAAAAAAGGCGCTTCAGACTTACACTTTGAACCTTATGAAAAAAGCTATCGGGTTCGATTTCGTATAGATGGTGTATTACAAACCGCGGCCAAACCACCTTTAGGATTAGGCCCTAAAATGGCCGCACGTTTAAAAGTTATGTCTAACCTAGATATTTCTGAGCGGCGCATTCCGCAAGATGGTCGTATTAAGCTAAAGATCTCTAAAACGAAAGCGATCGACTTTCGCGTAAACACCCTGCCAACGTTATTTGGTGAAAAAATTGTCATGCGTATTCTAGACCCAAGCTCAGCGAAGATGGGGATTGACGCTCTCGGTTATGAAGAAGTTCAGAAACAACTCTACTTAGAATGTTTAGACAAGCCACAAGGTATGATACTGGTGACCGGGCCTACAGGTTCCGGTAAAACTGTATCCCTTTACACTGGCTTAAATATTCTGAACAAAGAAGGCATTAATATTTCTACCGCCGAAGACCCTGTTGAGATTAACCTAGAAGGGATTAACCAGGTAAACGTAAATAACAAAGTTGGTCTTGATTTCAGCTCGGCGCTGCGTTCATTCTTGCGTCAAGACCCTGATATTATTATGGTAGGGGAGATTCGAGATTTAGAGACGGCGTCCATCGCAATTAAGGCCGCACAAACGGGGCACATGGTGATGTCGACTCTACACACCAACAGTGCTGCTGAAACGCTTACTCGAATGATGAACATGGGCGTGCCTTCGTTTAACTTGGCCACTACGATTAACTTAATTATTGCCCAACGTCTAGCACGCAGGCTATGCAGTAAGTGTAAAGAGAAAGCCGATATTCCTGTTGACGTACTGATGAAGGAAGGCTTTACCGAGGAACAAGCTAAAGCAGCCACCATCTATAGCCCTAAAGGCTGCGATGCTTGCACCCGAGGTTATAAAGGCCGTGTAGGTATTTATGAAGTAGTTCGCATTACCCCACCCATCTCTAAGATTATTATGGAGGAAGGGAATGCCATTGAACTCAATGCAGAATTTGATAAACAAGGCTTTAACAGCCTTAGAAAGTCAGGATTAGTTAAAGCGGCTTCGGGCGTTACAAGCTTAGAAGAAGTTAACCGCGTAACCACCGATTAA
- the ampE gene encoding regulatory signaling modulator protein AmpE produces the protein MDFIAIIVAYLVSISLSGHGEPLTGIVIEWRDFLQKRGWNAKITVALFALIPTVVLALLTGWKPSGIITFVISVGVLLLAFKSGDQPEVLEEFTRKQEAEDDQGAWQLAVEELGLAAQMYEPGDEAIEEGVQAGLAYLFLERFFVSVFWFIAFGAPGVLLVWLISTALNDDQQSDVFFHRVKHALYWIPVRLMTFTLALVGDFNHCFSIWLKEVKDFERDDRVLLVTCLKAAVGERSVERLLPDSMTLLRRSQYAWLVALAVNLILG, from the coding sequence ATGGATTTTATTGCCATTATCGTCGCTTACCTAGTTTCTATAAGCCTTTCAGGCCATGGCGAACCGCTCACTGGTATTGTAATTGAATGGAGAGATTTTCTGCAAAAGCGGGGTTGGAACGCAAAAATTACCGTGGCTTTATTTGCATTAATTCCCACAGTGGTGCTTGCCTTGTTAACGGGTTGGAAACCCAGTGGCATTATTACCTTTGTTATTTCTGTCGGCGTGTTGTTGTTAGCCTTTAAATCGGGCGATCAGCCGGAAGTATTGGAAGAGTTCACTCGAAAGCAAGAAGCCGAAGACGATCAAGGTGCGTGGCAATTGGCCGTTGAAGAACTCGGGTTAGCCGCACAAATGTATGAGCCAGGCGATGAAGCGATTGAAGAGGGCGTACAAGCAGGTTTAGCCTATTTGTTTTTAGAGCGGTTCTTTGTGTCGGTATTTTGGTTTATTGCATTCGGTGCTCCTGGTGTGTTGTTGGTTTGGTTGATCAGTACTGCGCTCAATGATGACCAACAAAGTGATGTCTTTTTTCATCGAGTAAAACACGCACTGTATTGGATTCCGGTTCGTTTAATGACATTTACGTTAGCTTTGGTAGGGGACTTCAATCATTGTTTTTCTATTTGGCTGAAAGAAGTTAAAGATTTTGAGCGCGATGATCGAGTTTTACTGGTGACTTGTTTAAAAGCCGCTGTCGGCGAACGTTCAGTTGAACGGCTATTGCCTGATTCAATGACATTGTTGCGACGATCTCAGTACGCTTGGTTGGTTGCCTTGGCCGTCAATTTAATTCTAGGTTAA
- a CDS encoding type II secretion system F family protein, with amino-acid sequence MATQTAKLATFKYDGKDRNGKSKSGEISSTNAALAKAELRKQGITVKKLQKKRADIQLFGGQKIKSEDISIFTRQMATMMKAGVPLMRSFEIVAEGLENKTMAEVVLKMRNNVAGGGGFAAALREQPKYFDDLYCSLIDSGEQAGALETMLERVAVYKEKSESVKKKVKAAMKYPATVLGIAAIVTVILLLKVVPTFATMFQSFGADLPVPTQIVLDMSNWLQQNGLMFGLILVAIGISFQQAMQRSTAFKHGFQRITVKLPIFGPILYQSAMARYARTLSTTFAAGVPLVNALESAAGASGNIVYSEAIMKVKNEVETGSELAGSMKDTGVFPAMLIQMVSIGEQSGALDDMLGKAAAIYEEEVDALVEGLTSMMEPLIMAVLGVVIGGLIVAMYLPIFQMGSVI; translated from the coding sequence ATGGCAACGCAAACGGCCAAACTTGCAACATTTAAATACGATGGCAAAGACCGCAACGGTAAATCTAAAAGCGGTGAAATCAGCAGTACCAATGCAGCATTAGCCAAAGCCGAGCTACGTAAGCAAGGCATTACCGTTAAAAAGCTGCAAAAAAAACGAGCCGATATCCAGCTTTTTGGCGGTCAAAAAATAAAAAGTGAAGATATTTCTATTTTCACTCGCCAAATGGCCACCATGATGAAGGCGGGTGTACCCCTAATGCGTTCCTTTGAAATTGTGGCGGAAGGCTTAGAAAACAAGACCATGGCCGAGGTTGTATTAAAAATGCGCAACAACGTTGCTGGCGGTGGCGGCTTTGCTGCAGCCTTGCGTGAACAGCCAAAATACTTTGATGACCTTTATTGCTCATTAATTGATTCAGGTGAACAGGCCGGTGCACTTGAAACTATGCTTGAGCGTGTTGCTGTATATAAAGAAAAATCTGAAAGTGTTAAGAAAAAAGTAAAAGCCGCGATGAAATACCCTGCAACGGTACTAGGTATTGCGGCCATCGTAACGGTAATTCTACTGTTAAAAGTAGTCCCCACATTCGCGACAATGTTCCAAAGCTTCGGTGCTGACCTACCCGTTCCAACTCAAATTGTATTAGACATGTCTAATTGGCTTCAGCAAAACGGCCTCATGTTTGGTCTGATATTAGTGGCTATCGGTATAAGCTTTCAACAAGCCATGCAGCGCTCCACTGCCTTTAAGCATGGCTTTCAACGAATAACGGTTAAACTGCCTATTTTTGGCCCTATTTTATATCAATCGGCTATGGCGCGTTACGCTCGAACACTATCTACGACTTTTGCCGCTGGTGTACCTTTGGTCAACGCTTTGGAATCGGCCGCCGGCGCTTCTGGCAACATAGTTTATTCAGAAGCCATTATGAAAGTTAAAAATGAAGTAGAAACGGGCTCTGAATTGGCCGGCTCTATGAAAGACACTGGAGTATTCCCGGCCATGCTCATTCAGATGGTCTCCATTGGTGAGCAATCGGGTGCACTAGATGACATGCTAGGAAAAGCAGCCGCTATTTATGAAGAAGAAGTCGATGCCTTAGTTGAAGGCTTAACCTCGATGATGGAGCCTTTAATTATGGCGGTTCTAGGTGTGGTTATCGGTGGCCTGATTGTGGCGATGTACTTACCAATTTTCCAAATGGGCTCGGTTATCTAA
- a CDS encoding EAL domain-containing protein codes for MACNLNRTRYALGSYFLNELVHLISLNRQNLFATLLGIVFIALSAGLISFSLQQHQKANSLVAKQTLVQFEKQLLSYANQLTQISYQRRLPLANYLEFSSIANYLPNLNAITNVWLINADGTYFDINTANPHQSYLATADDTDPTALPKNIRHLPVWSGHFLTSTENAISLFSNSQQPSSLYLAIPIQQDQHKRLLAVGLNLDYWFSHALNDQQLALIDSGSNLWANHQSLDSQAIYLNVLDNPNLILGSAIPFNHWLTLLPIPLFALLLVAAYNLQSNNMSQLGGGKLKLVHEAVNALDLLIVETDVEGTIVWMSKGASESLEVFNVQVGDSVRKHLVNHPRIVSYIHSSLQGDKLTYQVTHQEYEFRVRQQPRLDDHDQIIGLNFIVEDITEQAKLEKHLRHQQLHDKLTGLPNRQLFEQQLDKDIHKAKRHQSNVAILAIEINGLGNINKTFSHHLGDLALKHIATALRQEIRDEDLISRFSSDEFLVICEQYQDPIELRAIAQRVINRTTAKFTINHHELTLSANIGISTYPHDSKDAGSLISNAIAAMRHARQSGKNTLDYFSTDNAKSVQRKWQLEQSLANAVKVNNFELHYQPIFDVNTHQTKGAEALIRWPVGKIPPDRFIPIAEQAGLMPSIGIWVLESALNQLKLWQHQSSNFQYITVNVSIAQLKDNGFIDSVSKLIKQTPIKQGSVILELTESIMATTSTDIIEKLHTLKRMGFLIAIDDFGVGYSSLNYLKHLPVDIIKIDKSFLAGVPKDNANRLICDAIINMARALNMNIVAEGIETPEQLAWLVEEGVTTAQGFYFAKPLPVDAFEYFLPVTSQ; via the coding sequence TTGGCGTGCAATTTAAATCGCACACGCTATGCTCTTGGTTCCTATTTTCTAAATGAACTTGTCCACTTGATCAGCTTAAATCGTCAAAATTTATTCGCCACACTCTTAGGCATTGTGTTTATCGCGTTAAGCGCTGGCCTTATATCTTTTTCTTTGCAGCAGCATCAGAAAGCGAATTCATTAGTAGCCAAGCAAACGTTAGTTCAGTTTGAAAAACAATTGCTCAGTTACGCGAACCAACTGACACAAATAAGTTACCAGCGACGCTTACCCTTAGCTAATTATTTAGAATTTAGCTCCATTGCTAACTATCTGCCAAACCTAAACGCGATAACCAATGTTTGGTTAATTAACGCCGACGGTACCTATTTCGATATAAACACCGCCAACCCTCACCAAAGCTATTTAGCAACCGCCGATGATACCGACCCGACGGCTTTGCCAAAAAACATCCGGCATCTACCAGTCTGGTCAGGACACTTTTTAACGTCAACCGAGAACGCCATAAGCCTATTTTCTAACTCACAACAACCTTCATCCCTTTATTTGGCTATTCCGATTCAACAAGACCAGCACAAACGTTTGTTGGCTGTGGGTTTAAACTTAGATTATTGGTTCTCACATGCTCTGAACGATCAACAGCTTGCGCTAATCGATAGCGGATCAAACTTATGGGCGAATCATCAAAGTCTCGATTCACAGGCTATTTATCTGAATGTTTTAGACAACCCAAATCTTATCCTTGGCAGTGCTATACCATTTAACCATTGGTTAACTTTGCTTCCCATCCCACTGTTTGCTTTGCTGTTAGTAGCTGCTTACAACTTGCAGTCAAACAACATGTCTCAGCTTGGCGGCGGAAAGTTAAAATTGGTGCACGAAGCCGTCAACGCATTAGACCTACTCATCGTTGAAACCGATGTAGAGGGCACTATCGTGTGGATGAGCAAAGGAGCATCTGAAAGCCTCGAAGTATTTAATGTGCAAGTGGGCGATTCTGTTCGCAAACACCTGGTAAACCACCCTAGAATTGTTAGCTATATTCATTCATCTTTACAAGGCGACAAACTCACCTACCAGGTAACGCATCAAGAATACGAGTTTCGTGTTCGGCAACAACCTAGGTTAGATGATCACGATCAAATCATTGGGTTAAACTTTATCGTTGAAGACATTACAGAACAAGCTAAGTTAGAAAAGCATCTGCGACATCAGCAACTCCACGATAAACTGACAGGCCTTCCTAACCGACAGCTGTTTGAACAGCAACTGGACAAAGATATTCATAAGGCAAAGCGGCACCAATCCAATGTTGCCATTTTAGCGATCGAAATAAACGGGCTCGGAAATATTAACAAAACGTTCAGTCACCACTTAGGTGATTTAGCCTTGAAACATATTGCCACGGCCCTGAGGCAAGAAATACGCGATGAAGATTTAATATCTCGCTTTTCTAGCGATGAATTTTTAGTCATTTGCGAACAGTATCAAGACCCTATCGAATTACGGGCCATTGCTCAGCGAGTGATTAATCGAACGACCGCAAAATTTACAATAAATCACCACGAGCTCACTCTTTCAGCAAATATAGGCATTTCAACCTACCCCCATGATTCGAAAGACGCCGGCAGTTTAATCAGTAACGCCATAGCGGCCATGCGCCATGCACGCCAAAGCGGCAAAAACACTCTAGATTATTTCTCTACCGACAATGCAAAATCAGTCCAACGAAAATGGCAGCTGGAACAGAGCTTGGCCAACGCGGTAAAAGTTAATAACTTTGAATTGCACTATCAGCCCATTTTTGATGTCAACACGCATCAAACAAAAGGGGCTGAAGCACTTATTCGCTGGCCCGTTGGGAAAATTCCACCGGATCGGTTTATTCCCATAGCCGAACAAGCGGGGTTAATGCCATCTATAGGAATCTGGGTATTAGAAAGTGCATTGAACCAACTGAAGCTATGGCAACATCAGAGCAGCAATTTTCAGTACATTACGGTGAATGTTTCAATCGCCCAATTGAAAGACAATGGCTTTATCGATTCGGTGAGCAAACTAATAAAACAAACACCGATAAAACAGGGTTCTGTGATCTTAGAACTTACCGAGTCGATAATGGCTACAACCAGCACCGACATTATTGAAAAGTTACACACATTAAAAAGAATGGGCTTTTTGATCGCCATAGACGACTTTGGTGTGGGCTATTCTTCATTAAACTATTTAAAACATTTACCGGTAGACATTATTAAAATAGACAAATCGTTTTTAGCCGGTGTCCCCAAAGACAATGCCAACCGATTAATTTGCGATGCAATTATTAATATGGCGCGGGCTTTGAATATGAATATCGTCGCCGAAGGAATTGAAACGCCAGAGCAATTAGCCTGGCTCGTTGAAGAAGGCGTAACCACGGCACAGGGATTTTACTTCGCAAAACCCCTTCCAGTTGACGCGTTTGAATACTTTTTACCTGTGACTAGCCAATAA
- a CDS encoding pilin, which produces MKFSNAQGFTLIELMIVVAIVGILSAIALPQYQNYVARTQLARAYSELATLRAATETSLMNGITSPVLDASSIGAVKSSIATALPTLSFASIDGGYGDIRMTLGDASSTNLKGVIIILEREQGESWGCFVNNNASEVTGAWNDNYLPTGCVLEDQTHPIVGALGDD; this is translated from the coding sequence ATGAAGTTTTCTAATGCACAAGGCTTTACTTTAATAGAATTGATGATAGTAGTCGCAATTGTAGGGATTTTATCAGCAATCGCGCTACCTCAATATCAAAATTATGTTGCCCGCACCCAGTTAGCTAGGGCGTACAGTGAACTAGCGACTCTTCGTGCAGCAACAGAAACCTCTTTGATGAATGGTATTACTAGTCCTGTACTAGATGCTTCTTCTATAGGAGCGGTTAAAAGCTCAATAGCTACGGCACTTCCGACTTTATCATTTGCCTCTATAGATGGAGGGTATGGTGATATTCGAATGACGCTTGGCGATGCGTCGTCTACAAACCTGAAAGGTGTAATTATCATTCTTGAGAGAGAGCAGGGAGAAAGCTGGGGTTGCTTTGTGAATAACAATGCCTCTGAGGTAACCGGCGCTTGGAATGACAACTATTTACCTACAGGCTGCGTCCTAGAAGACCAAACCCACCCAATAGTAGGCGCTTTAGGCGACGACTAA
- the nadC gene encoding carboxylating nicotinate-nucleotide diphosphorylase: MRFSLEEDIGTGDITAKLIPEDQTASATVITREKGILCGREWFEEVFRQIDPTLELTWAKQDGDTIEPNDTLVTIKGNTRAILTAERCALNFLQTLSGTATLANQYAMAVNGKDIVVLDTRKTLPCLRLAQKYATYVGGCQNHRLGLYDMFLIKENHIAACGGIAQAVSKAQEVAPDKRIEVEVETIEQLKEALEQPVDVIMLDNFDAELTAKAIEMSNQKVKLESSGNMDLNKIDDIINTLPDFVSVGNLTKHVTALDLSLRLG, from the coding sequence GTGCGGTTTTCGCTCGAAGAAGACATTGGCACTGGCGATATCACCGCCAAACTCATACCAGAAGACCAAACAGCCTCAGCTACCGTAATTACGCGGGAGAAAGGTATTTTGTGTGGCCGAGAGTGGTTTGAAGAAGTATTTAGACAAATTGACCCGACTCTTGAGCTCACCTGGGCAAAACAAGATGGCGACACCATTGAACCCAATGACACATTAGTGACCATAAAGGGCAATACCCGCGCAATTTTGACCGCTGAACGCTGTGCGCTTAACTTTTTACAAACGCTCAGTGGAACAGCCACCTTAGCCAATCAATATGCCATGGCCGTTAACGGCAAAGACATAGTGGTACTCGATACTCGCAAAACACTGCCTTGCCTGCGCTTAGCGCAAAAATACGCCACATACGTGGGTGGCTGCCAAAATCACCGTTTAGGTTTGTACGATATGTTCTTAATTAAAGAGAACCACATAGCGGCCTGCGGCGGTATTGCCCAAGCCGTGTCCAAAGCACAAGAAGTAGCGCCCGATAAACGCATCGAAGTAGAAGTAGAAACTATAGAGCAGCTAAAAGAAGCCCTAGAACAGCCCGTAGACGTGATCATGCTTGATAATTTTGATGCCGAGTTAACAGCAAAAGCCATTGAGATGAGCAATCAGAAAGTAAAACTGGAAAGTTCAGGCAATATGGATTTAAACAAGATTGACGATATCATCAATACCCTGCCTGATTTTGTATCGGTGGGTAATTTGACGAAGCATGTAACCGCGTTGGATTTGAGTTTGCGGTTGGGGTGA
- the coaE gene encoding dephospho-CoA kinase (Dephospho-CoA kinase (CoaE) performs the final step in coenzyme A biosynthesis.), whose protein sequence is MVFGSRLLIVGLTGGIASGKSTAVELFSKLDTPFVDADVVAREVVEPGTPALGSIVNRFGEQILTSEGHLNRAALREIIFSDTSHKHWLEQLLHPLIRESMLSQLEAFNAPYVLLVAPLLFENKLETLCAKTVTLDIPEHIQLERACNRDGSSEATIQSIITSQIPRKDRLEKADFILDNSRDEAYLATQVTALHHLLLLQAQL, encoded by the coding sequence TTGGTATTTGGGAGCCGCCTTTTGATCGTAGGGTTAACCGGTGGCATCGCCTCAGGCAAAAGCACCGCTGTAGAGCTGTTTTCCAAATTAGACACGCCATTTGTAGATGCTGATGTCGTAGCGCGCGAAGTGGTCGAGCCTGGCACACCAGCGCTTGGATCTATAGTAAACCGCTTTGGTGAGCAAATATTAACATCGGAAGGTCATCTAAACAGAGCCGCTCTAAGGGAAATAATATTCAGCGATACTAGCCACAAACACTGGTTGGAACAATTGCTGCATCCTTTGATTCGTGAGTCGATGCTCTCTCAATTAGAAGCGTTTAATGCGCCTTATGTGTTATTGGTTGCGCCACTATTGTTTGAAAACAAATTAGAAACGCTCTGCGCTAAGACAGTAACTTTAGACATTCCTGAGCATATTCAATTAGAACGTGCCTGTAACCGAGATGGATCCTCTGAGGCTACCATTCAGAGTATTATCACCAGTCAGATCCCTAGGAAAGATAGGCTTGAAAAGGCCGACTTTATTCTGGATAATTCCAGAGATGAAGCCTATCTTGCAACCCAAGTAACGGCTTTACACCACTTGCTGCTATTGCAAGCTCAGCTTTAA
- a CDS encoding PglL family O-oligosaccharyltransferase, with the protein MRNEITEVSPFKIFAYILLPCFLIPIPSVGGSGFSIPHNAIVLVAVGISLMFMVVHKNIKTSSFFVPLFILAFFAFLPATWNNSEISTAALRLFFVIVTLFWVFLLPDFETKLGQNRMLATILLLIVLQAIYGLIQYFVLIPFEFLFASKGFRIGGVFLQPNVLSSFLATGTIIAGYLLVTDIRSTSTILSKIALVLLPASIYLIQSKTGALGVILGIVVLTLGMLLHKQNKNILVVLGLFLIGIVLGVLFQYLDLILFDRSQRGLDSHITSSNARLAFYMQSVLIIFDNLGGVGFGKFSYNFLLSWVSDPNEVFGADTLVANLKHPHNELLFLGVEGGIFTLFIVLIAILLVFISASKNNPRNTFYLKLSLLLPISVHVMLEYPFYHSFIHWVLFLLFIRLFISNRSSMPISKLYVGSVGLLLTIFSITGSWTVVKLNEFRRAPSSGGQALTLIVNPWVQKADLDYAIQVTSLNSANQIGIEDMVRAELIGAYEVLETMPEVNLLLKMIQSHILLGETKEAVRLLELINTVYLRQLGREGHELTVSEFTLPNNKN; encoded by the coding sequence ATGCGTAACGAAATCACGGAAGTCTCACCTTTTAAAATCTTTGCTTACATTTTGTTGCCATGTTTTTTGATTCCGATTCCTTCGGTAGGCGGAAGTGGATTTAGTATACCGCATAATGCAATCGTTCTAGTTGCCGTTGGTATTAGTTTGATGTTTATGGTTGTACATAAAAACATTAAGACTAGTAGCTTTTTTGTGCCCTTATTCATATTAGCTTTTTTTGCGTTCTTGCCAGCGACTTGGAATAATTCAGAGATTTCAACAGCAGCTTTAAGGTTATTCTTTGTAATAGTTACTTTGTTTTGGGTGTTTTTACTTCCTGATTTTGAAACTAAGCTTGGTCAAAATCGTATGCTAGCTACTATTTTGTTGTTGATAGTATTACAAGCTATTTATGGTTTAATACAATATTTCGTACTTATCCCATTCGAATTTCTCTTTGCAAGCAAGGGCTTTAGGATAGGCGGTGTTTTTTTACAACCTAATGTCCTGAGTAGTTTTCTTGCGACAGGCACAATCATTGCGGGGTACTTGTTAGTCACTGATATAAGAAGTACTAGTACTATACTATCAAAAATAGCCTTGGTACTTTTACCTGCCTCAATTTATTTGATTCAAAGTAAAACAGGAGCACTAGGGGTAATACTGGGGATAGTTGTTTTAACTCTCGGAATGCTGTTACACAAACAGAATAAGAATATTTTAGTGGTTCTCGGTTTATTTTTAATTGGAATCGTCTTAGGAGTATTGTTTCAGTACTTAGATCTAATATTGTTTGACCGAAGTCAAAGAGGTCTAGATTCGCATATCACCAGTAGTAATGCGCGCCTTGCATTTTACATGCAGTCAGTTTTGATTATTTTTGATAACCTTGGAGGGGTAGGTTTTGGAAAATTTAGCTATAATTTTTTATTAAGCTGGGTAAGTGATCCAAATGAGGTTTTTGGCGCTGATACTTTAGTGGCTAATTTAAAACACCCTCATAATGAGTTGTTATTTTTAGGTGTCGAAGGTGGCATTTTTACATTGTTTATTGTTCTTATAGCAATTTTACTGGTTTTTATTTCCGCTTCAAAAAATAACCCGAGAAATACCTTTTATTTGAAACTTTCACTCCTCTTACCGATCTCTGTGCATGTAATGCTCGAGTACCCTTTTTACCATTCATTTATTCACTGGGTATTGTTTCTTTTATTTATCAGACTATTTATTTCAAATAGAAGTTCAATGCCTATATCCAAGTTATATGTAGGGAGCGTTGGGCTACTTCTTACTATTTTTTCTATTACTGGTAGCTGGACTGTAGTAAAGCTTAATGAATTTAGGCGAGCTCCCTCTTCCGGCGGACAAGCGCTTACTCTAATTGTTAATCCTTGGGTTCAAAAAGCAGATCTTGATTATGCAATCCAAGTAACAAGTCTTAATTCAGCAAATCAAATTGGCATTGAAGATATGGTTAGGGCAGAGTTGATTGGTGCTTATGAAGTATTAGAAACGATGCCAGAAGTTAATCTCCTTTTAAAAATGATACAATCACATATATTGTTAGGAGAAACAAAGGAAGCCGTTAGACTTTTAGAGCTTATTAACACTGTATATTTAAGGCAATTGGGTCGTGAAGGACACGAATTGACTGTCAGTGAATTTACTTTACCCAACAATAAAAATTAG
- a CDS encoding prepilin peptidase, whose protein sequence is MALIEYLASNSVAFIATVFILGLLVGSFLNVVIYRLPVMMQHAFKLEIAFFNDDEKQYNALENEPKFNLAKPDSKCPNCQHKIKAWENIPVISWLILRAKCSNCKKPISARYPTIELVSGILSATTAWYFGWGIEAFTLIGFFWLLIVLTMIDFDHKLLPDSITLPLIWVGLLLALIWQPFTSLESSVIGAIAGYMSLWLLYWSFKLLTGKEGMGFGDFKLFSAFGAWFGWQALPLIILLSSLVGAVVGILMIAILGRDKQVPIPFGPYLCGAALVYVFWGERIMNWYLGAAF, encoded by the coding sequence ATGGCATTAATTGAATATTTAGCATCAAACTCGGTCGCGTTTATCGCGACCGTTTTTATTTTAGGCTTGCTGGTCGGCAGCTTTTTGAATGTTGTTATTTACCGTTTACCGGTAATGATGCAACACGCCTTTAAGCTTGAAATTGCCTTTTTTAATGATGATGAAAAGCAATACAATGCTTTAGAGAATGAACCCAAATTTAATTTAGCCAAACCCGACTCTAAATGCCCGAACTGTCAGCATAAAATAAAGGCATGGGAAAATATCCCCGTAATCAGCTGGCTTATTTTAAGAGCGAAATGCTCCAATTGTAAAAAGCCCATTTCAGCCCGCTACCCTACTATTGAATTAGTCAGTGGGATTCTATCAGCAACAACGGCTTGGTATTTTGGTTGGGGAATTGAAGCGTTTACGCTGATTGGCTTTTTTTGGCTGCTGATCGTTCTCACTATGATCGACTTTGATCATAAACTATTGCCCGATTCTATAACCTTACCGCTTATTTGGGTAGGGCTTCTATTAGCTCTCATCTGGCAACCGTTCACAAGCCTTGAATCGTCCGTTATTGGTGCGATTGCAGGCTACATGAGCCTTTGGCTGCTGTATTGGTCATTCAAGTTGTTAACAGGCAAAGAAGGCATGGGCTTTGGTGATTTTAAGCTCTTTTCAGCCTTTGGTGCTTGGTTTGGTTGGCAAGCTCTACCGTTAATCATTTTACTCAGCTCATTAGTTGGCGCCGTAGTTGGTATTTTAATGATTGCTATTTTAGGTCGCGATAAACAAGTGCCTATACCATTTGGCCCTTATTTGTGTGGTGCCGCCTTAGTGTATGTATTTTGGGGTGAACGAATTATGAATTGGTATTTGGGAGCCGCCTTTTGA